Proteins encoded in a region of the Marmota flaviventris isolate mMarFla1 chromosome 3, mMarFla1.hap1, whole genome shotgun sequence genome:
- the Pdlim2 gene encoding PDZ and LIM domain protein 2 isoform X2, whose protein sequence is MQTSSTTCQSLPTHFPARPCVVAGSETHLPVLSSSSMALTVDVLGPAPWGFRITGGRDFHMPIRVTKVTERGKAEAADLRPGDIILAINGESAEGMLHAEAQSKIRQSASPLRLQLDRSGAASPGQTNGEGSLEVLATRFQGSLRTHLDSQSSLRSAYSSPASLSPRPGSPFSTPPPSSPLAPAGEVVTAHSFQSLTHSPGLAAADPLSYGGRPAGRQAGLGRAGDSAVRVLPPSPGPRSSSPRFSVDSEAGSCLLEEDSEVFKMLQENRESRVAPRQSSSFKLLQEALEAEERGGTPAFLPSSLSPQTSLSPSRALATPPKLHTCEKCSTSIANQAVRIQEGRYRHPSCYTCADCGLNLKMRGHFWVGDELYCEKHARQRYAAPTTLSSRA, encoded by the exons atGCAGACATCTTCTACCACTTGCCAGTCACTGCCCACCCATTTTCCAGCAAGGCCCTGTGTG GTTGCGGGGAGTGAAACCCACCTTCCAGTCCTCTCTTCCTCAAGCATGGCACTGACCGTGGATGTGCTGGGGCCAGCACCCTGGGGCTTCCGCATCACCGGGGGCAGGGATTTCCACATGCCCATCAGGGTGACCAAG GTAACTGAACGGGGCAAGGCAGAGGCCGCTGACCTCCGGCCTGGCGACATCATCTTGGCCATTAATGGGGAGAGTGCAGAGGGCATGCTTCATGCTGAGGCACAGAGCAAGATCCGTCAGAGTGCCTCACCCCTGAGACTACAGCTGGACAG GTCTGGGGCTGCCTCTCCTGGGCAGACCAACGGGGAGGGTTCCTTGGAAGTGCTGGCAACTCGCTTCCAG GGGTCTCTGAGGACACACCTTGACAGCCAGTCCTCCCTGAGGTCTGCCTACTCCAGCCCAGCCTCCCTCAGCCCCCGGCCAGGCAGCCCCTTCTCCACCCCGCCTCCCTCCAGCCCGCTGGCCCCGGCTGGAGAGGTAGTGACTGCCCACAG TTTCCAGAGTCTGACGCACTCACCGGGCCTTGCTGCTGCTGACCCACTCTCCTATGGGGGCCGCCCCGCAGGCCGACAG GCTGGTCTCGGCCGTGCTGGCGACTCGGCTGTGCGGGTGCTGCCGCCTTCTCCGGGCCCCCGGTCCTCAAGCCCCAGGTTCAG TGTGGACTCGGAGGCAGGGAGCTGCCTCCTGGAAGAGGACTCAGAAGTGTTCAAGATGCTGCAGGAAAACCGTGAATCGCGGGTGGCCCCGAGGCAGTCCAGCTCCTTTAAGCTCCTGCAggaagctctggaggctgaggagagaG GTGGCACGCCTGCCTTCCTGCCCAGCTCACTGAGCCCTCAGACATCCCTGTCCCCCTCCCGGGCTCTGGCCACCCCACCCAAGCTCCACACCTGTGAGAAGTGCAGCACCAGCATCGC GAACCAGGCAGTGCGCATCCAGGAGGGGCGCTATCGCCACCCCAGCTGCTACACCTGCGCGGACTGTGGGCTGAACTTGAAGATGCGAGGCCACTTCTGGGTGGGCGACGAGCTGTACTGTGAGAAGCATGCCCGCCAGCGCTACGCGGCACCCACCACTCTGAGCTCTCGGGCCTGA
- the Pdlim2 gene encoding PDZ and LIM domain protein 2 isoform X1 encodes MALTVDVLGPAPWGFRITGGRDFHMPIRVTKVTERGKAEAADLRPGDIILAINGESAEGMLHAEAQSKIRQSASPLRLQLDRSGAASPGQTNGEGSLEVLATRFQGSLRTHLDSQSSLRSAYSSPASLSPRPGSPFSTPPPSSPLAPAGEVVTAHSFQSLTHSPGLAAADPLSYGGRPAGRQAGLGRAGDSAVRVLPPSPGPRSSSPRFSVDSEAGSCLLEEDSEVFKMLQENRESRVAPRQSSSFKLLQEALEAEERGGTPAFLPSSLSPQTSLSPSRALATPPKLHTCEKCSTSIANQAVRIQEGRYRHPSCYTCADCGLNLKMRGHFWVGDELYCEKHARQRYAAPTTLSSRA; translated from the exons ATGGCACTGACCGTGGATGTGCTGGGGCCAGCACCCTGGGGCTTCCGCATCACCGGGGGCAGGGATTTCCACATGCCCATCAGGGTGACCAAG GTAACTGAACGGGGCAAGGCAGAGGCCGCTGACCTCCGGCCTGGCGACATCATCTTGGCCATTAATGGGGAGAGTGCAGAGGGCATGCTTCATGCTGAGGCACAGAGCAAGATCCGTCAGAGTGCCTCACCCCTGAGACTACAGCTGGACAG GTCTGGGGCTGCCTCTCCTGGGCAGACCAACGGGGAGGGTTCCTTGGAAGTGCTGGCAACTCGCTTCCAG GGGTCTCTGAGGACACACCTTGACAGCCAGTCCTCCCTGAGGTCTGCCTACTCCAGCCCAGCCTCCCTCAGCCCCCGGCCAGGCAGCCCCTTCTCCACCCCGCCTCCCTCCAGCCCGCTGGCCCCGGCTGGAGAGGTAGTGACTGCCCACAG TTTCCAGAGTCTGACGCACTCACCGGGCCTTGCTGCTGCTGACCCACTCTCCTATGGGGGCCGCCCCGCAGGCCGACAG GCTGGTCTCGGCCGTGCTGGCGACTCGGCTGTGCGGGTGCTGCCGCCTTCTCCGGGCCCCCGGTCCTCAAGCCCCAGGTTCAG TGTGGACTCGGAGGCAGGGAGCTGCCTCCTGGAAGAGGACTCAGAAGTGTTCAAGATGCTGCAGGAAAACCGTGAATCGCGGGTGGCCCCGAGGCAGTCCAGCTCCTTTAAGCTCCTGCAggaagctctggaggctgaggagagaG GTGGCACGCCTGCCTTCCTGCCCAGCTCACTGAGCCCTCAGACATCCCTGTCCCCCTCCCGGGCTCTGGCCACCCCACCCAAGCTCCACACCTGTGAGAAGTGCAGCACCAGCATCGC GAACCAGGCAGTGCGCATCCAGGAGGGGCGCTATCGCCACCCCAGCTGCTACACCTGCGCGGACTGTGGGCTGAACTTGAAGATGCGAGGCCACTTCTGGGTGGGCGACGAGCTGTACTGTGAGAAGCATGCCCGCCAGCGCTACGCGGCACCCACCACTCTGAGCTCTCGGGCCTGA
- the C3H8orf58 gene encoding uncharacterized protein C8orf58 homolog isoform X2 produces MLGRRRVFAVEPLGRDGAGKDLACSCVVPGVTSTYRRIPDAAHGCPSDTRKEEVELRNLRRQVPLLKLASRDSGVEMVVGDSPLATLSELSQDSLNLEPMGSPEHLALDATEPPAQLGRLLANHKLGQVLERSRQLPSVSGEHGSLSKPQCGVSLFGAGEQETTEAETKLEAGLEAEVVQGLDPGSWACLPGQGLRYLEHLCLVLEQMARLQQLYLQLQTQRPLESLEEEESALVPLPSPSPTPVNGVQGPGELLSQTKETGADAALSQKVGVLSINPPRLTEAPVEPTHSFLLSQEHKDLSHWDKVKVLLNRIRWRSSQHPEPPAPPDGSGPRIETRALSERPQYHPHRKTFMPSLMVKKRRGKNLSV; encoded by the exons ATGCTGGGCCGGCGGCGCGTCTTCGCGGTGGAGCCGCTCGGCCGGG ATGGGGCCGGGAAGGACCTGGCATGCAGCTGTGTAGTGCCTGGAGTCACCAGTACCTACAGACGGATCCCGGATGCAGCTCATGGTTGCCCATCAGATACCCGGAAGGAAGAGGTTGAACTGAGAAATCTCAGAAGGCAAGTGCCACTTCTGAAACTGGCCTCCCGGGACTCAGGTGTAGAGATGGTGGTTGGGGACAGTCCCCTGGCTACCTTATCAGAACTTTCACAGGACTCTCTGAACCTTGAGCCCATGGGGAGCCCTGAGCACCTGGCCCTTGATGCCACAGAGCCCCCTGCCCAGCTGGGCCGGTTGCTGGCCAACCACAAGCTGGGGCAGGTGCTGGAGCGGTCCCGCCAGCTCCCCAGTGTGTCTGGAGAGCATGGTTCCTTGAGCAAGCCGCAGTGTGGAGTGTCCCTTTTTGGAGCAGGAGAGCAAGAGACCACTGAGGCCGAAACTAAGCTAGAGGCAGGCCTGGAAGCAGAGGTG GTGCAGGGTCTAGATCCTGGATCTTGGGCCTGCCTCCCGGGGCAGGGTCTTCGATACCTAGAACACCTGTGCCTCGTGCTAGAGCAGATGGCGAGGCTCCAGCAACTCTACCTGCAgctgcagacccagagacccctgGAG AGTCTTGAAGAGGAGGAGTCAGCCCTGGTCCCTTTACCTTCACCTTCACCTACCCCAGTTAATGGGGTACAGGGGCCAGGGGAGCTGCTAAGCCAGACAAAGGAGACAG GGGCAGACGCAGCTTTATCCCAAAAGGTGGGAGTGCTCAGCATCAACCCTCCCAGGCTGACAGAGGCCCCAGTGGAACCAACTCACAGTTTTCTACTCTCCCAGGAACACAAG GATCTCTCCCACTGGGACAAGGTCAAGGTCCTCCTCAATCGGATCCGCTGGAGGAGCTCCCAAcatcctgagccccctgcccctccTGATGGTTCTGGCCCTAG GATTGAGACCAGGGCCCTCTCTGAAAGGCCTCAGTATCACCCCCACCGGAAGACCTTTATGCCATCATTAATGGTGAAGAAGCGACGAGGAAAAAACCTTTCTGTATAA
- the C3H8orf58 gene encoding uncharacterized protein C8orf58 homolog isoform X1 — protein sequence MLGRRRVFAVEPLGRDGAGKDLACSCVVPGVTSTYRRIPDAAHGCPSDTRKEEVELRNLRRQVPLLKLASRDSGVEMVVGDSPLATLSELSQDSLNLEPMGSPEHLALDATEPPAQLGRLLANHKLGQVLERSRQLPSVSGEHGSLSKPQCGVSLFGAGEQETTEAETKLEAGLEAEVVQGLDPGSWACLPGQGLRYLEHLCLVLEQMARLQQLYLQLQTQRPLESLEEEESALVPLPSPSPTPVNGVQGPGELLSQTKETGADAALSQKVGVLSINPPRLTEAPVEPTHSFLLSQEHKQDLSHWDKVKVLLNRIRWRSSQHPEPPAPPDGSGPRIETRALSERPQYHPHRKTFMPSLMVKKRRGKNLSV from the exons ATGCTGGGCCGGCGGCGCGTCTTCGCGGTGGAGCCGCTCGGCCGGG ATGGGGCCGGGAAGGACCTGGCATGCAGCTGTGTAGTGCCTGGAGTCACCAGTACCTACAGACGGATCCCGGATGCAGCTCATGGTTGCCCATCAGATACCCGGAAGGAAGAGGTTGAACTGAGAAATCTCAGAAGGCAAGTGCCACTTCTGAAACTGGCCTCCCGGGACTCAGGTGTAGAGATGGTGGTTGGGGACAGTCCCCTGGCTACCTTATCAGAACTTTCACAGGACTCTCTGAACCTTGAGCCCATGGGGAGCCCTGAGCACCTGGCCCTTGATGCCACAGAGCCCCCTGCCCAGCTGGGCCGGTTGCTGGCCAACCACAAGCTGGGGCAGGTGCTGGAGCGGTCCCGCCAGCTCCCCAGTGTGTCTGGAGAGCATGGTTCCTTGAGCAAGCCGCAGTGTGGAGTGTCCCTTTTTGGAGCAGGAGAGCAAGAGACCACTGAGGCCGAAACTAAGCTAGAGGCAGGCCTGGAAGCAGAGGTG GTGCAGGGTCTAGATCCTGGATCTTGGGCCTGCCTCCCGGGGCAGGGTCTTCGATACCTAGAACACCTGTGCCTCGTGCTAGAGCAGATGGCGAGGCTCCAGCAACTCTACCTGCAgctgcagacccagagacccctgGAG AGTCTTGAAGAGGAGGAGTCAGCCCTGGTCCCTTTACCTTCACCTTCACCTACCCCAGTTAATGGGGTACAGGGGCCAGGGGAGCTGCTAAGCCAGACAAAGGAGACAG GGGCAGACGCAGCTTTATCCCAAAAGGTGGGAGTGCTCAGCATCAACCCTCCCAGGCTGACAGAGGCCCCAGTGGAACCAACTCACAGTTTTCTACTCTCCCAGGAACACAAG CAGGATCTCTCCCACTGGGACAAGGTCAAGGTCCTCCTCAATCGGATCCGCTGGAGGAGCTCCCAAcatcctgagccccctgcccctccTGATGGTTCTGGCCCTAG GATTGAGACCAGGGCCCTCTCTGAAAGGCCTCAGTATCACCCCCACCGGAAGACCTTTATGCCATCATTAATGGTGAAGAAGCGACGAGGAAAAAACCTTTCTGTATAA